The following proteins are encoded in a genomic region of Alosa alosa isolate M-15738 ecotype Scorff River chromosome 10, AALO_Geno_1.1, whole genome shotgun sequence:
- the tlr22 gene encoding toll-like receptor 22: protein MELAKVPSPIPIHSEALDISYNRISNVTVGDFRNLSNLRNINMSKNEISMIEDGAFKDLIDLERLSLDTNKLTNVTRGWLQGLFSLSVLRLDDNQIEYIEYSAFVSLLNLTSVHLRRNQLRHLEQVKSIFHLPNLLELFIGQNKFWGFVSHNLSTTPLQIQRLDLSSNPLKIFQITNNILPNLNYLNLINCGRRKRPFQWIVQNQSFLNSTETLNVGGPETSEGMIKIIQSFNSSLKTLQINPFSTQHFEQFLQKICIHVQKSLSLKHIKIPSLSDHLFKSCHQLQEIQFAHNNIANISSFAFEGLNQLQVLHVQDNLITVLNNITNVLPNLKLLDMSYNRISHLACFDFSNITRLYLYHNYIIEIKPCTFNKLTKLEVLLLASNKLLSLENIFNNNLPNLKVLDLQGNKISRLTQGVFKGLHSLKDLILTDNQIYSIATNAFTGLKSLKSLFLTLNKISKKTLEHQGLFLGMPNLEVLDLASNVISFSSKKLIYPPFTTLKSLKTLYMNSQSIQNLPSNLLQGLNLLSHIYGENLNLQRVHPDTFNHTPNLTFLDLSKNKFSNENSLSPKMFHPIPGLSELYITQNHLPSLDFLLGANLSQLTVLKASDNQLQGINQTLAKSLPQLTYLDLQKNPFVCDCSNAWFLDWAKNDNYTQVVYLNKYKCSYPSGLKGQPLEQFNVDSCNETFEFIYFLSSFSLVTLTMLVSFFYNFLRWQLVYAYYLFLAFLYDSKKRQRQHQQGFQYDAFVSYNSQDELWVLRELLPNLEADQGWRLCLHHRDFEPGKPIIDNIVDGIYSSRKTICVITRSYLRSEWCSREIQVASFRLFDEQNDVLILIFLEDIPTHQLSPYHRMRKLVKKRTYLTWPKPGKDTRVFWQKLQMAMNTNKGENPILLGQEN from the coding sequence ATGGAATTAGCAAAGGTCCCATCACCAATACCCATCCATTCAGAGGCACTGGATATTTCTTACAATAGAATCTCAAACGTAACGGTGGGAGATTTCAGAAATCTCTCAAACTTGAGAAATATTAACATGTCAAAAAACGAAATATCAATGATAGAGGATGGCGCTTTCAAGGACCTCATTGACCTGGAAAGGCTCAGCTTGGATACCAACAAGTTGACAAATGTGACCAGAGGCTGGCTACAGGGACTATTTAGCCTCTCAGTGCTACGGCTAGATGACAATCAAATTGAGTACATTGAGTACTCTGCTTTTGTTTCCCTTTTAAATTTGACAAGTGTACATCTGAGAAGAAATCAACTCAGACACCTTGAGCAAGTCAAGTCCATATTTCACTTGCCGAATTTATTGGAGTTATTCATTGGACAAAACAAGTTCTGGGGTTTTGTGTCTCATAACCTGTCGACAACACCTTTGCAAATACAGAGGCTTGATTTATCTTCAAATCCATTAAAGATATTTCAGATTACAAACAACATCCTTCCAAACCTCAATTACCTCAACCTCATCAATTGTGGTCGGCGCAAGAGACCTTTCCAATGGATAGTTCAGAACCAAAGTTTTTTGAACTCCACAGAGACACTCAATGTGGGTGGACCTGAAACATCTGAGGGGATGATAAAAATCATACAATCTTTCAATTCCTCCCTAAAGACACTCCAAATTAATCCCTTTAGCACACAACACTTTGAACAATTTTTACAAAAGATCTGCATTCATGtgcaaaaatcgctatctttaAAACACATTAAGATCCCCTCATTAAGTGACCACTTGTTTAAATCATGCCACCAATTGCAGGAAATACAATTTGCCCACAATAACATAGCTAACATCTCTTCATTCGCATTTGAAGGTCTAAATCAACTGCAAGTTCTACACGTGCAGGATAATCTAATTACTGTATTGAACAATATTACAAATGTTCTACCTAATTTGAAACTACTTGATATGTCGTATAACAGGATAAGCCATCTGGCCTGTTTTGACTTCAGCAATATAACTCGGTTATACCTTTACCACAACTATATCATAGAGATAAAACCTTGCACTTTCAATAAACTTACCAAATTGGAAGTGTTATTACTGGCTTCAAATAAACTTTTAAGCCTtgaaaacatttttaacaaCAATCTACCAAACTTGAAAGTGCTGGATTTACAAGGAAATAAGATAAGTCGCCTCACCCAAGGGGTTTTCAAAGGGCTACATTCTCTTAAAGACTTGATTCTTACTGATAATCAGATTTATAGTATTGCTACAAATGCTTTCACAGGATTGAAAAGTTTAAAAAGTCTTTTCTTGACATTAAACAAGATATCAAAAAAAACACTGGAACATCAAGGCTTGTTTCTTGGTATGCCAAACCTAGAAGTCTTGGATTTGGCTAGCAATGTAATATCATTTAGTAGCAAGAAACTTATATACCCACCATTCACAACATTAAAGTCACTAAAAACACTGTATATGAATAGTCAGAGCATTCAAAACCTGCCTTCAAATCTGCTACAAGGCCTGAATTTATTATCTCATATTTATGGAGAAAATCTCAACCTTCAACGTGTGCATCCTGACACTTTCAATCACACTCCCAACCTTACGTTCCTGGACCTCAGCAAGAACAAGTTCTCAAACGAAAATTCTTTATCTCCAAAGATGTTTCATCCAATCCCTGGATTATCTGAACTCTATATAACACAAAACCATCTTCCGTCATTAGACTTTCTACTTGGTGCAAACCTGTCTCAGCTCACAGTTCTTAAAGCCTCTGATAATCAGCTACAGGGAATTAACCAGACTTTAGCCAAGTCTCTTCCTCAACTGACCTACCTTGACCTACAAAAAAATCCATTTGTTTGTGACTGTAGCAATGCATGGTTCTTGGATTgggccaaaaatgacaactacACTCAAGTGGTATACTTGAATAAGTACAAATGTAGCTATCCATCAGGCCTGAAAGGCCAACCTCTGGAACAGTTCAACGTAGACTCCTGCAACGAGACCTTTGAATTCATTTACTTCCTCAGCAGCTTCTCCCTGGTGACTCTAACAATGTTGGTCTCCTTCTTTTACAACTTTTTGCGATGGCAGCTGGTCTACGCCTACTACCTTTTCTTAGCTTTCCTCTACGACAGCAAGAAACGGCAGAGGCAGCACCAGCAAGGCTTCCAGTATGACGCCTTTGTGTCCTACAACTCCCAGGATGAGTTATGGGTCCTCAGAGAACTGCTACCCAATCTGGAGGCCGACCAAGGATGGAGGCTGTGTCTCCACCACCGAGACTTTGAGCCAGGCAAGCCTATCATCGACAACATCGTGGACGGCATATACAGCAGCCGCAAGACCATCTGCGTGATCACACGCAGCTACCTGAGGAGCGAGTGGTGCTCCAGGGAGATTCAGGTGGCCAGCTTCCGGCTGTTCGACGAGCAAAACGATGTGCTGATCCTGATCTTCCTGGAGGATATCCCGACCCACCAGCTGTCTCCGTATCACAGGATGCGCAAACTGGTGAAGAAGCGCACCTATCTCACCTGGCCCAAGCCTGGCAAGGACACCAGAGTCTTCTGGCAGAAACTACAAATGGCTATGAACACCAACAAAGGTGAAAACCCTATTCTCTTGGGACAGGAGAATTAG